One Phaseolus vulgaris cultivar G19833 chromosome 4, P. vulgaris v2.0, whole genome shotgun sequence DNA window includes the following coding sequences:
- the LOC137837439 gene encoding sucrose transport protein SUC8-like: protein MEEQPKPESSPLRKMVAVSSIAAGIQFGWALQLSLLTPYVQTLGVPHAWASFIWLCGPISGLLVQPIVGYSSDRCQSAFGRRRPFILAGALAVAIAIILIGYAADIGQLAGDDITQKTRPRAVAIFVVGFWILDVANNMLQGPCRAFLGDLAAGDQKKTRTANSFFSFFMAVGNVLGYAAGSYDGLHKIFPFTETEACNVFCANLKSCFFFSIVLLLALCIIVLTCVNDPQYIPSNPEKEAEEEGKTQVSCFLGECCVAFKGLQRPMWMLMLVTAINWIAWFPYVLFDTDWMGREVYGGDVGQKAYDAGVHAGSLGLMLNSVVLAVMSLAVEPLGRLVGGVKWLWAIVNVILAACMALTVLITKVAEQQRALNPALIGNPSMEVKGGAMAFFSVLGIPLAITYSVPFALASIYSSTSGAGQGLSLGLLNVAIVIPQMIVSAISGPWDDWFGGGNLPAFVLGAGAAAISAILAVILLPSPKKEDEAKISSLSMGSFH from the exons atggAGGAGCAACCAAAACCTGAATCTAGCCCTCTCCGAAAAATGGTGGCGGTGTCATCCATTGCCGCCGGTATCCAATTTGGATGGGCCCTGCAACTCTCCCTTCTAACGCCATACGTACAAACCCTAGGAGTTCCTCACGCCTGGGCCTCTTTCATCTGGCTCTGTGGCCCCATCTCCGGTCTCTTAGTTCAGCCCATTGTAGGCTATAGCAGTGACCGATGCCAGTCTGCTTTCGGCCGCCGCCGTCCCTTTATCCTCGCCGGCGCCCTCGCCGTCGCCATCGCCATCATCCTAATTGGCTACGCTGCCGATATAGGACAGCTGGCTGGCGATGACATCACCCAGAAAACCCGTCCACGTGCCGTTGCCATCTTCGTCGTCGGCTTCTGGATCTTAGATGTTGCCAACAACATGCTCCAGGGTCCATGCCGCGCCTTCCTTGGTGACTTGGCTGCCGGCGACCAGAAAAAGACGAGAACCGCTAACTCGTTCTTCTCGTTTTTCATGGCTGTCGGCAACGTCTTGGGCTATGCCGCAGGATCCTACGACGGTCTCCATAAGATCTTCCCTTTCACAGAAACCGAGGCATGCAACGTCTTCTGCGCAAACTTAAAGAGttgcttcttcttctccatCGTCCTTCTTCTTGCTTTGTGCATTATCGTTCTCACTTGCGTGAACGACCCTCAGTATATACCGTCAAATCCGGAGAAGGAGGCTGAGGAGGAAGGGAAGACTCAAGTTTCGTGCTTCTTGGGAGAGTGTTGCGTTGCATTCAAGGGACTCCAGAGGCCAATGTGGATGTTGATGTTGGTGACTGCTATTAACTGGATTGCGTGGTTCCCTTATGTTTTGTTCGACACTGACTGGATGGGTCGTGAGGTGTATGGCGGTGATGTTGGGCAGAAGGCTTATGATGCTGGTGTGCATGCAGGTTCTTTGGGGCTCATGTTGAATTCAGTGGTGTTGGCTGTGATGTCTTTGGCTGTTGAACCTTTGGGTCGCTTGGTTGGGGGAGTGAAGTGGTTGTGGGCAATTGTTAATGTTATTCTTGCAGCTTGCATGGCACTCACCGTGCTCATCACAAAAGTCGCTGAGCAGCAACGAGCACTTAACCCTGCTCTCATTGGAAACCCAAGCATGGAAGTCAAAGGTGGAGCCATGGCATTCTTCTCCGTCCTTGGTATTCCTCTTGCG ATTACGTATAGTGTTCCCTTTGCTCTAGCGTCTATCTACTCCAGCACCTCAGGAGCAGGACAAg GTTTATCTTTGGGTCTTCTCAATGTTGCAATTGTGATTCCTCAG ATGATTGTATCAGCAATTAGTGGACCATGGGATGATTGGTTCGGCGGTGGCAACTTGCCGGCTTTTGTGTTGGGCGCGGGGGCTGCCGCCATAAGTGCCATACTTGCAGTTATTCTACTTCCGTCCCCCAAGAAAGAGGATGAAGCCAAGATTTCCAGCCTCTCCATGGGGAGTTTTCATTAA